CGTCACTGGGTTGCTTGAGTTCCTGCCGGCTGTTTGAGACATGACGAAAACCGTTCTCCCAGTAGGCGAGACCGATAATTCCTTTTTTCTCCAGCGTCTTCAGTATCTCCTCACCAACAGGACCATCTACAGTGGAATGGGCTCCCTTAGGTGTTTTAAAAATATAGGGCAGATCGAAAACGAGAAACTGACTAGAAAAACCGGACAGAGGAGCGGTTGAGACAACTGTCATGTCAAGTGTGCCAAGCTGGAGACCTTCGATCATTTCCCGCTCGTTGCCGAGCTGTGAACTGTGGAAGACATCAACTTTAACGGCACCTCCGGTTTTCTCATCCACCAGTTGACTGAATTTTTCAAGCCCCAGCTGATATGGATGCGTGGGGGCCAGCACATGTCCGACTTTGAGTGTTGTTGTCTTCGCCAGCGTATTGCCGACGGCGACGGAAAGAACGGTAACACCTACAACTGTAAAAATCATTGCAGCTCTTTTCAACATTGGTTCTCCTCCTAATGGATAGATTTAACGAACGGCTACTTACTGATACAGTATCGCACTATACGAGAGGGCTTTTTACCCTTGACGAATAGATGTGATATGTAGCATACTACACGTCACGCAGCAGATCAATAAATTTTTCTTTCTGACTTGACATCAATAGCATCAGGATTGTTTACGAGGGAATTTTTTTATGTAATATCCTTTATGTAATGGCAGAGAAACCTCTCAAGGCATAAACATTCAGCTAACTGTTCTGGAGAGAAGCTATCTTTATAGATATCGATGCCTATCGAATAAAAGTCTGTAAAAAACGGCCTTTTTCGATTACAACAAACCAATTTGGGAAAGACCCTCTATATATTACTGCTGCTCTTGATACTGATCGAGACGTTTTAGTTCAGGCAAAGGACTGGATTGCAGTTGATCATCTTAATTTTTGAGCCTACAGATAAAACGTTTTCCCGAGGGAGTAATTGTGTGCGGGGGTTTCAGATTCAAATACAGCAAGTGTGTGAGTGACGTATTATGGCAGCAAAAATAGTCAAAGTGCCTTCATTGAAGGAGCAGGTCTATCTATACCTGAAAAATGCCATCATAAACAGTGAGATGACCTTAGATACGACATACTCCGAGAAATGGGTTGCAGATCGACTTGAAGTTTCCCGAACCCCGGTGCGGGAGGCCATTTTGCAACTGCAGCAGGAGTATTTTGTCGAGGTACTGCCCTATAAGGGTTTTCGTGTAAAAAAATTATCTCTCGAAGATGTGCGTGATACTTTTCAGATCAGGCTGGCCCTTGAAGGTTTTTGTGTTATCAACCTGGCCCAGAATAGGGAACTGGCCGAGGTCAAAAAGGTTCTCCTGGAACTTGAGGACAGCCTGGAGCAGATGGAGAAATGTTCGAAAAGTAAAGACCCCAATGCCTTTGTAGAACAGGATGCCCGCTTTCATCGGGCAATCATTAACTATGCCGGCAATGAAAGGCTGATCCTGATGTACAATGATATACGTTTTCGTTTTGAACGGATTACCCTCAGGGTTTTAACGGCTCATGGCCGGATGAACTCAACCATCCTCGAGCACAGAAAGATATTCGACATGATGAAGGCCGGCAGTGGATGGGAGGCCTTCCAGGCCATCCAGGTGCATCTTCAAGAAACGCAGAAGATCATGAAGCTGAAATCGGAGCAGGAACAGTAACAGGTTGTTACGTATATCAAGCACTTCTCAATCAGGCAGTGTTTTTATAAATAGGTATTTGGTTTGTCGTGAATGATCATTTCGATAGAAGAAAGGATGGGCACGATATACACGTTCAAACGACAACCTTTCTTGCTCGTGCAGCATATACAGTTCCAGTTTGGCAAGTTCCTTCCGGCTTTTTTGAAATGGCAGGCCGCTCATAGAGCATGAATCCTATCTTTTGCCGCAAAGTCCTCACACTCCTCTGCTCGACCCGACACATTTCTGGGTAGAACTCCCGCTGGAGTGGCTTATTAAGTGGAAGTAATTCCCTAAAACGCGAAAAAAGGCGACAAATCTGCGAGTCCTGAAATACTCCGAAAAACTGGATCATCCTCCGCCAACTCATATGCCAAAAAAAGTAGCTCTCAGAGACGGCATCCATAACAGCTTTACTTTATCAGGATGGAGGTTGGATAATAAACGGTCTGTTGCGGCACAGCAGCCACAATATACAACAAGCCATACCTACACCAATCTGAATATGACCGAGATTCATTACAAGGGTACCAGGCCAAAGCGTGACCAGTTGCATTCCCATGCTTCCCATGAACATTGCAAAAAAATTAATAAGCGCTGATGCGGATCCTGAATCTTCCTCCTGTTGTTCCAGCATCAAATGAGTACCTGGAACTCGCACCGTGATTACCGCCATTGTAACCGGTCCGACCGACAAGGCAAGCAACCAGGGAGACATATGACCAAAGACGGAAACAACTATTCCGCAAACAGCTATCAGAACAAAGCACCCGGTAATAATCAGTTTTGGTTCGACATGTCGCCTCATCCGCATATAGATAGCGGGGCCAACCATGGCACATGTGGCATTAAATGCAAAAAAAAGACTAAACTGTCCTTCTGTCAGACCAAACCCGTCAATATAGATATAGGAAGCAGAGGCCAGAAATGCCATGAGAGCAACCGGAGCTAGAGAGAAAATCAGCAAAAGGGATGAAAATCCTAGATTTTTTAAGACCACAAAAAGTCTGCACCAGGAGCCGAATACCGAGCCTGTAAATCTCCCGGAGAGGGTTTCCCGAAAAGTCATCGATCTCAACAGCGCTGTAGCCCCAATTGCAGCCAACAGAAGAAAGATTGTCCGCCAGGAAGTGAACTTCAACAAGAGTGCACCAAGAACCGGTGCAACCATAGGGGCAATAATCACCATGGACATGATGGTGGCCATAACCTTCTCCCGTTCGCGACCATTATAAAGATCCTTCACTATGGCGGTAGCCACTACTGTTCCTGCACTCCCTCCTAATGCCTGGACGATACGGCCAGCGATAAGCTGTTCCACATTCTGGCTGAATGCACAAAACACGCTAGCTAATACATATATCGTCAACCCCGATAGTAGAATGGGCTTTCTGCCAAATTTTTCACTAAGTGGTCCCCAGAACAATAACCCCACTGAGTAAAACAAAAAAAATATGCTTAGCGTCATGTTTACCCTAGTCTGGGTGGTATCAAGCGCCTTTACCATCTGTGGTAGTGCAGGAAGGTAGAGTACCGTAGAGAGAGGAGGGAATGCACTGATCAAAGCAAGAAAGGTTAGCGCTCCTTTTCTCTTCGATATGTTCTGATTACTAGTCAATTATTTATCCTTTTTTATTGGGAACGGCAAAAAGACAGGCAATCACTCTATTCCATCTTTTAAACAAGTCAATTCCTCAACGCTTCTTATGGTTCCAGGAGCAGTCGGGTTAATCACCCAACCTGGTTTCCATAAAATCTAATCATTCAAAAGAAGTAGGTGAGGAAACCGTACAGGGTCGAAAGGTGGTATCAAAACAGAAGTGTTCTCAATTTCGAACAGAATCCGGACCTGATTGAAGTGTGGCTGCCTGGGATCCACATATCGTACTTTTGGATTGCCAAATCTAAGCTTCAATAAAGCTTTCATCTTTACATAACTACTGCTCAGGTGAGGCGTTACTCAGGAAGTCTGAATCCAGAGGTGTGTTTTTAAACCGGCAAACCTTTACGCTGAAACAGGGATTAAAAGATGAAGTGACTTTTATCAAGTAGAGTAAAGCTTATACCATGTACAACTCGTCGAGCTTTTTGAAAAGTTTTTTGCGCACCGTCTCAAATTCTTCGACCTTAATATGGGCTGCTGCCGGGTTGTTGGCGTTATAAAGATCGACTGCCTCACCTACTTTTTTATGTACTGCTTCATGGAGTTGACCTATCTCTTTAAAGAGCTGAAGAGACGATAGAGCATCTGGTGCCTTGTCGTACCATTTGCCGAATTCGCATTGGTGATGGTTAGGAATAGCCTCGGAATCTATGGTAGTGTAACCGCTGAGTGCACTGGTCAGTTTCATTTTCCAGTTGAAATGGGCATCCTTGATGCGACCAATATCAAACGGCGCTTCACTGAAGCTGAACCGCTGCAGAATCTGGTCCAGATGGCCGGCGTTATATTTCATTTCAACTGCAAGCTCACTTACATCTGAGCTGCCGGCAGCAACTTTTTCCGCTTCTACCTTAAGGACTGCAATATCACGGGTAACCTCAGTATTCGCCGCCGATGCTTGTGTGATATTTTCCGTGACTTCCTGCATTCCCATGGAGGCCTGATTGACGTTACTGGCTATTTCCTTGCTGGTTACGGCCTGCTCCTCGACCGCTGCCGCCATGGCAGAGACGATTTCGCTGGTGCGGGTGATAATCTCAGATATTGTGCTGATGACCATGATGGTCTGTTCACTGGAATTCTGTACGCCTTCTATTCGCTCCTGAATTTCTTTTGTTGCTGCGGTAGTCTGTTTGGCGAGATCCTTTATTTCGTTAGCGACAACCGCAAATCCTTTGCCAGCTTCTCCGGCGCGAGCGGCTTCGATGGTGGCGTTCAAGGCCAGGAGATTGGTCTGGTCGGCGATTTCGTTGATGGTCTCAGTCACTTTATTGATTTCTTCAGCAGCTTCGCCCAGTTTCCTGACGCTGATTGAGGCTTTGTTGGCTTCGGCCACAGCCTGTTCGGTAATGATCCGGGCATTTTCGGAGCCGGAGGCGATCTCGGTAATGGTTGCCGTCATTTCTTCCGTTGCGACCGCCACCATACTGACATTGGTGCTGGTCTGTGCTGCAGCGGCGGCAATGGCTGACATATTGCTGTTCATTTGTTCGGAAGCGGCCGAAACGTTGAAACAGTTCCCAGACATATGTTCAGCCAGTTTAAAGAGCGCAGCTGACAAATTGGTCAGTGAATCTGATGAGCTATTTATGGTTGACGAGCTGGCGTGGACTCGGATGCACATATTGTTGAGACTTGTGGCAAGACTGTTGGCAGAGCTGGCAAGCTGGCCCAATTCATCTTTCTGGTCGAGGGTTGAGCGGGTTTTCATGTTACCTTTTGCAAGGTCATCAGTGACACTCACCAACTGGCGGGTAGTTCGACTGATGCTGCGGGAAATGAACAGACTAGAGAATATTCCAAGCACAAGGGATATGGCTGCCAGGATAATTACCGTATACTTGCCAGTATCGGCTGAGCTGTGCAAAACTTCATTTGCGTTTTTGGAATAGGCGTCAAGGGTGATGCCGACATCCCTGAGAATTTTTTGGGTCTCGGTCATTGCCGGTTTTGTAGTGTGCTCGAAAACTTTCTGTGCTTCGGAGATTATTGTTGCCTTAGCTTTGCCTTGAGCAAGAAAGTTGATTTTCTCTATTGACTGGTGCAGATCAGCATGGGGTTTTTCCATATCACGGAACAGGGGGATGAGCTGCGGCAGATGTTGCTCAGCCTTTTTTCGGCCTTCCCCATAGAGCATTTTTCCAAGATTGCAGAGTCTCGGGTCGGTCTGCACCTCCATACTCTTGAGGGTCGGATCGATAAAAAACGAACTCGCTTTGGTCATGAAGGCATGGTGATCTATTTCCCTGGCCAGAATTTCCTGGTTGAGTGTTGTGGCAAATCGCGAGTTGTCAATCTCACTTACCGTTGATCCAAATCGAGACCAGCTTACTGCCGCAAGAGCTACAAGAAGAGTGAGAACAATACCAAAAGCCAGAAGAAGTTTTGCATTAATTGAAATATCTTTTAATCGCATGCGCTTACCAATTGCTGGGAAAAACAGTAATGTTTTAAATCGATCGAGAGAATTCGACCAAGCTAAGCCTTAACCAATGAAAACATAAAAGAAATTCTGTATACCACAGGGTCGGCGTTATCACAATCAGGAAAATATTGTCCAATTTTCAAGATGAAAATTGGACAGGGTATGCATTCTGCTGGTCTAATGGCACTAGGAGCCTGTCGGAGAAAGCACTTCTCGGAGTCTTCGCTTACCGGCCCATCTTGCCGTTGTTTATAGAAAATCAATGCTCGCAGGTAAGTGCAGACTCCGATATTAAGTATATGGCTGTGCTTGATTTCCTAAAAACGCCCTAATCTGAGGAAAAATTGCAATTCTCCGACACACTCTTAGCGTCATTATGTATGCCCATTTTCTATAGGTTACAATGGTTTTTTCGACATTAACTTTTAATATCATTACATAATTTCGACATAGAAAGACCTTTTCGCACTGTCTCGCCCAACATCGACTATCCCCTTTGAAATGAGTTTTGTGGACATCCAGGCCGATGCTCTTTATTGTTTCAACCATGATCCGTAAATTCAATTTAACCCGTGTTTGCAGGATTGCAGACCGAGTTCGATGTGTTTTCCAGTATTTCTAACACTGTTTTGTGCTGCTCGAGGATGTTTGAGCGGAGTGATAGTTTTTCAGGAATCAGGACTAATGACACAGATGGATATTCAGTCGAAGCGTGTGTATGACCCCGTCGAAAAGGAAGATGGAGTTCGCGTCCTGGTAGACCGGGTCTGGCCCAGAGGCCTGTCCAAAGAAAAACTGAAAGCCGATCTGTGGCTGAAGGATGTAGCCCCGAGCACAACTCTGCGAAAATGGTTCAACCATGATCGTTCCAGATGGGAGAACTTCAAGAGCCGATATTTCACCGAACTGGATGCGAAACCGGAGCGAGTGAATCAACTTCATGAACTCGCGACGAAAGAAAGGGTCACCCTTCTCTTTTCGGCGCGTGATAACCAATGCAACCAAGCCGTTGCCCTTCGGGAATATTTACAGTCATCTGCGGAATAGGATAACGCTGGTGCATGTCGCACTACGGCAAGATAGGGGGAAATTTCCACAATCGAAGCAGGTAAACCAATGGAGGCCTCACCATGAAAACGACAGATGATCTGAAAAAAGAACACGAAGGAATACAACTCATGCTCCGGGTTTTACAGAATGTGGCAGACAAATTTAAAAGTGGCAAGCGGGTCGATACCGAACACCTCGATGCTATTTTGGAGTTTTTAGCGGTTTTCGTCGACAGATGCCATCACGGCAAGGAGGAGGAATTTCTGTTTCCGGCATTGGAAGTTGCTGGCGTGCCACG
This window of the Desulfopila inferna genome carries:
- a CDS encoding TRAP transporter substrate-binding protein; translation: MLKRAAMIFTVVGVTVLSVAVGNTLAKTTTLKVGHVLAPTHPYQLGLEKFSQLVDEKTGGAVKVDVFHSSQLGNEREMIEGLQLGTLDMTVVSTAPLSGFSSQFLVFDLPYIFKTPKGAHSTVDGPVGEEILKTLEKKGIIGLAYWENGFRHVSNSRQELKQPSDAQGLKIRTMENKIHMASFKVIDADPTPMAFGELFTALQQKTVDAQENPVPVFYTSNFFEVQEYLSLTGHFYAASPFLVSKAVWKKLPAEHQQAIREAAEQARDFERDLIAKMDKELVADLVSKGVTVSEVDKNEWAEAMSPVYKEYEKKIGKETIEEVREK
- a CDS encoding GntR family transcriptional regulator, producing the protein MAAKIVKVPSLKEQVYLYLKNAIINSEMTLDTTYSEKWVADRLEVSRTPVREAILQLQQEYFVEVLPYKGFRVKKLSLEDVRDTFQIRLALEGFCVINLAQNRELAEVKKVLLELEDSLEQMEKCSKSKDPNAFVEQDARFHRAIINYAGNERLILMYNDIRFRFERITLRVLTAHGRMNSTILEHRKIFDMMKAGSGWEAFQAIQVHLQETQKIMKLKSEQEQ
- a CDS encoding multidrug effflux MFS transporter — encoded protein: MTSNQNISKRKGALTFLALISAFPPLSTVLYLPALPQMVKALDTTQTRVNMTLSIFFLFYSVGLLFWGPLSEKFGRKPILLSGLTIYVLASVFCAFSQNVEQLIAGRIVQALGGSAGTVVATAIVKDLYNGREREKVMATIMSMVIIAPMVAPVLGALLLKFTSWRTIFLLLAAIGATALLRSMTFRETLSGRFTGSVFGSWCRLFVVLKNLGFSSLLLIFSLAPVALMAFLASASYIYIDGFGLTEGQFSLFFAFNATCAMVGPAIYMRMRRHVEPKLIITGCFVLIAVCGIVVSVFGHMSPWLLALSVGPVTMAVITVRVPGTHLMLEQQEEDSGSASALINFFAMFMGSMGMQLVTLWPGTLVMNLGHIQIGVGMACCILWLLCRNRPFIIQPPS
- a CDS encoding methyl-accepting chemotaxis protein, translating into MRLKDISINAKLLLAFGIVLTLLVALAAVSWSRFGSTVSEIDNSRFATTLNQEILAREIDHHAFMTKASSFFIDPTLKSMEVQTDPRLCNLGKMLYGEGRKKAEQHLPQLIPLFRDMEKPHADLHQSIEKINFLAQGKAKATIISEAQKVFEHTTKPAMTETQKILRDVGITLDAYSKNANEVLHSSADTGKYTVIILAAISLVLGIFSSLFISRSISRTTRQLVSVTDDLAKGNMKTRSTLDQKDELGQLASSANSLATSLNNMCIRVHASSSTINSSSDSLTNLSAALFKLAEHMSGNCFNVSAASEQMNSNMSAIAAAAAQTSTNVSMVAVATEEMTATITEIASGSENARIITEQAVAEANKASISVRKLGEAAEEINKVTETINEIADQTNLLALNATIEAARAGEAGKGFAVVANEIKDLAKQTTAATKEIQERIEGVQNSSEQTIMVISTISEIITRTSEIVSAMAAAVEEQAVTSKEIASNVNQASMGMQEVTENITQASAANTEVTRDIAVLKVEAEKVAAGSSDVSELAVEMKYNAGHLDQILQRFSFSEAPFDIGRIKDAHFNWKMKLTSALSGYTTIDSEAIPNHHQCEFGKWYDKAPDALSSLQLFKEIGQLHEAVHKKVGEAVDLYNANNPAAAHIKVEEFETVRKKLFKKLDELYMV
- a CDS encoding DUF488 domain-containing protein — its product is MDIQSKRVYDPVEKEDGVRVLVDRVWPRGLSKEKLKADLWLKDVAPSTTLRKWFNHDRSRWENFKSRYFTELDAKPERVNQLHELATKERVTLLFSARDNQCNQAVALREYLQSSAE